Within the Papaver somniferum cultivar HN1 unplaced genomic scaffold, ASM357369v1 unplaced-scaffold_132, whole genome shotgun sequence genome, the region CAGACCAAAGGAGATCTGGGTAATTAGAACTTCCAAGCCTTCAAGAACACTTTTAATGATGTACCTCTACAGCTGAGCCTTCTCCAAGGAAGATGTGGTAGTCAAATATAATCTTGTAGCAGCTTCTGTAGAGTCAACTTTAAATGGTTAGCATGCTCAATCTTCTCATCCCAACAGTAATGGACTCAATTCAATCGGGAAAATCCGAAGAGCATTCAACTCAACAATAATAGTTTAGTGGTCATTCCAAAGTTTCATGTGCCTCCATAATCTACACTTCACTTCACAGGCCGTACTCCAACAGTTTTTAAACGGAACCGGTACTGAGGCTGAGACTCTTCCTCGTCATCGTCTTCatctgaatcatcatcatcacttgaATCATCTTCAACACTGTCCCATCGTGAGTAGTCCAAATTAGAGTGCCCTTTCGGTTTAGGAATTGCCTGCCATCCTTGGGAATGTGGAGTATCTAAGTCCTTGGAAACCTGCGTGGCAGGAACTTCAAGACTAGGAACAATTTCTGTGCTATTCTTATTTGTTGCCGTTTCTTCAGCCACAAGCTCTTCCGTTTCTTCTTCGGGTTCTTCTACTTCTactcctttttctttcttttctgctTCTTCTTTTTCATATTCTACTTGATCTTCTATATCTCTCCCTTCTTCTAGTTCGTCAGGATCTTCCATCTCCGCCACCATTATTTCTTCTTCGGATTCAGGAATTGGCGCCAGCGACTTTCAAATAGCAAAAAACCATCAGAAGTTAAATCTCTTGGAGATTAATTAATTACTAAATCACAAATTAGGCTTCAATTTTGTTAAAGCAAATAAGAGACAAATCACGTGGAAATATAAGGTTCCACGAAGAAAAGCACGTTAATTGTACTCATAATGGTTTAGGCACATTATGCACGAAATTACAAGGGTGCAAGAGGATTCCTGCCCCACAGGAGGAGATGTGAGGAACTAGATTAGGAAGCGGCAGGATCTGCTTTCCAATGGGCAACCAAGATGACTCACAACAACACAGAAACGAGTCTGTTCCAACTCTAAGGCTGATGACACGGATGTATGCTCAAGCTGCAGGAGAAAGATTCTCTAACCCAGTGACCCTAATAATAGCATAAAAGACAAGCACCACAGTACATATAATGTAAACACATTCTCTAACCCTTTACTGCTAATCTATCTTTAATATGGAACACTTTAATGTCATCTGGATCGGCATAGGCAAAGCCCTGCATGTTCTTACCAGACACCTAACCTAACCCCTATAACTCTGCTATAACTTGTTTGTTTCCTCAAGCCATAGCAGGTCCTGTGCAGTAAAGGGGTCATGGTTAAGATCATCCAATCCCATTGTATAAGGCTAATGTACATATTAAGTTCGACATGAAAGAAAATGACGAAAAAGAAAGATTGTTTTATCCCATCACCGTGTGCCACCTATAATTATATCTTAGAGTAGTGTTTTCAGAAAGCTAGATCGTCCTATGGATAGTAATGAGGTCATGCTAGCAAAGGACGGAATCTATAAGATACATCCTCCAAACAAATGTTTCATTAAACAAATATGTAAACCAAACAAGGTGGAAGATGTTTTTTGTACCAAATGGGTCTTGAGCCGTGAGTGTAGATTATGATAAACATCAGATGATGGATTTAGCTCCATAAGTCTATTAACATCAAAGAGTGCCGAATGATATTCTCTAAGAGTAACCAGTGTCTGTGCCCGTAGCATCAATGCTCCAGTGTGTCTTTGATCCAATTCTAGAACCAATGTGCATTCGTCTGCTGCCTAAGAAAAAAATGTCAAAATGTCAGTTTAAGTTCCAAGTCACCAAATCCCAAGTTTCAAAACTCCACCCAACAAACAAGCCCCTAATCTACATACAATTGTGATTGAATCGAACTGGATTATTAAGAGGAAATACAtctgaaaatgaaaaaaacacaGACCTTTTTGAAATCGTGTAATTTTAAGAAACAAGCAGCGCGATTGCTGTGAAGAGCTATCTTTTGGGATTTTGATTTGGCCATAGAAAGTGCTTCAGTATAAAACTCTAATGCTTCCTCGTGTTGTCCATCTCGATACATCTGATGAGCTCTTTCTATTTTGTTTAGCGATGATGATGCCGGCGACGCCATTAAATAATAACCCAATCAATCAACAAAATTCCCAGATTCAAATCTAAATCCTCGAATTGATGTTCGATGATACAATAGATCTGATCAATTCTGTCGAGGCTGAATTAAACTTGTGTAGTGAGACTATGCGTTAGAGAAATAGACTGCAGGTTGAACTTGGTCCCCGATATGATGGGTAAGAGAATACTTGGTTCATCTAAAGTTTGAGTTGTTTTTGCTTGTACACACACTTTAGTTTTCGACAGAAATTACATGGCTGCTAAGAGGGGGTGCCTATTTTCTTAGGGTGTACCATTTCAAAGGTGAAGGACTTTTGGTCAAAGGTGAATGAGATTTTGtcttatggtgggtttggatgtagaattttaaagatgGGGTTCGGTGGAATTACGTTTCCCTCGTTATATTTGGTTGCCCAAATCCCTGGAATTACGTTTCCAATGGGATTcacttttccagcaaatcctccatatggagtccgaccccttcCCCTAAGATTTGTTGGGAAACTTATCAGGGGATTTAGTGACCCACCTTTTTTTTACTCCAAAACccatatatatacaattttaagattCTTAGGGCAATGCCAAACAATACATGGACTTCAACacaagaaaattttatgaatcctaAGAATCTCAACTGAGTTTTCAAACATGCGAgggatttacatgaatcccaaaatttgtaatcccgtagGATTACAAATTCCTGAAAATTGTGAATTCTACAACCAAACCCACCATTAAATAAAATGGTACATTATTTAAATACCCAtagttttgacacccaataaatataccctTATATAACAATAAATACACCTATATCATTTAAAAATCTTATCCATTAAAAATATAtgaccttaataccctcacttatCCATTAACAAATTTCTTTCCCTATTACTTCACAACCACTACAGTCACCAACATTCCACCACcagcaccgccgccaccaccactccaccaCCACTACCGCTTACTAAATACAAACACCACTAATATTCtactaccaccaccactgtcGATGCTATCAACGTCGTTGTCTCCACCAGCgacactgtagttgcaggaaatcctacactacatctctcacaagatttcattaacattcaattcATTTtcggattaacaatcttaattttattgatgaatctttaaacaatcttacaagaaaagataaaggaatcaagaataacctctgctctaaattttctctctcctatttacttgcttctcactcaaaaaagatccctctcttttctttacaactgaacgactatttatagggaattacatagtggatgacagctaatctgtcatttattttcggatatgacttgcgacattctcgcaaccttataaatatcaatctcgcaaacttccttaatttcgcaggatcgtcacacttttctcatgatttggctgatgtcgtttattatgtcgtttctgaagtggTTCTGCGatactgtcgtgttgtgttgttaataatttcgctgaggcgttattgctgcgagattctgatcctacatcttacctcttctcatatcttctctgcgaagtagagaacgatgtgagaaatgccgcagctatccatcacttcatattatgcatttatcacacgtatgttttctcccatctgtttcttgacacgtcttctgtaaccgctgtttttcaaccgttcacgtcttttcgcattaattgtgtttatcttctcgaaaatctcctctatatatactcttcttattctcccttttcttcttttttactcttttttcatcttctctgcaacttcatcattttctccgtaaattcctctgctgtaatttttcttctatcttccttcttcaatcttcttaattcttcgtccattcccatactctatattgaGATATGCatccaagtggtcaaaaacatgagaaaaccttaaaggacaTTCAAATAGATCTTGCcaagaaaggtttcacactttctgtcattcctggtgaaagtgccaaatcaattctttctattaaacttttctctgatcaacattgtgatgatcaatcaatcatagtttcgttgggtcaaattctcgcaggtctccacattcctctttatgacccagatattcctctgttctatgaaattctcgctcactcgggattttcgcgagttatcttccaattgagtggggattgcatccgtctgatgctggagttcgctaaccgtggtgctggtaaaggatctctttattccaaagaacttagggatcctaaattcgtagatctagagatagtAGTTGAGAAGTATAcaatagcgaatttcttcgaaaattatgaattaatatccatgaagaaagagaatactcgctggggtattcgcttgaaaaggaaggatgttattgctgaagataaaatgctcatgcatgacattgattggcactctggtaagaacacaacccctcgccaatccaaagatgataaatggtgcgtttttcccttgatgctgaaaggaccttacattgctgggtcaaatgttcttcctgagaatctcgctacttatcaaccttgggtattctcttggcccgagaagaagaaagaggtatgtttcttccagtttcgcccactttacatttatttatttttctttattcttttgttcgctgattcttgcgacattctacagatccagaaattgaaagatagctaccgcaagactgggaaggctaataccttgttagctcttcgctcatacacagatgaggtaagaaatattctcttatgattttaaacaatatattgttgcctctatttcttatttctatctgtgtgtgaaggttatcgctgaaatagaagatcctgccaatgttgcgaagactagtgataaaggcaaaggttctcttcgcagggaaaaaccaactgctcctccttcaaaaaagagaaaaatccgttcttcctctccttcaaatactccttctcatgaaaactccgagagtgatgaggatgatgaggataatgataactctgctgcaaatgaagattctccatctgagtcTTCTATGActaagctctctggcatcttttctgattcttggcaaggaatgggagatagtcaactcgctaatacctgcaaagctctcgccatGATTTGCGATGTTcatttattggatggtgatagttctcttcgcggagtttctagatcgttgactcccaacttcctgcattctcttaatagtctggtatactttcgtctttttacttcttcattattgtaactcaaaatctctttctattttaatactttttacattttctcgcaagCTGGAAAaacttctttcgctgttgcctcatatttggagaggagacgcgaaattcttgaaaagaagaatcttcaatttcgtacgaagaatgaagaactggaaactgaagctaagggtcttcgtgagaagaacgaacaattagaagctgaagttaaaggtcttcgcaagaagaacaaacaactggaaaccgacacttcttcgcaaaggaacaaaatttctactcttcaaaaagctaatgatcagctctatggtatgcaatttttctcctttcctttcattcattcatcctattgtcttatcttatttgattaatcatttttgcagacatttatggtctttctgatgaagccattcttcttcgttcatttcccaatgccctagataatgacactcttcttgaacatcttaataaatctttgaatagtttctctaatgataaaatttcatctctgcctttgaatgaacttaaatccaaatttcgcctcttagagattgatcacagatctagtttaggtttagccaaccaatttaaacgtttttatctcaagtctaaagagaagatcaatgaattaagaatcaagattagcaaacttatagatgataaagatcgtatctctgatcaaggtgttaaggctttggcgaaattccaagaaactcttcttgaggttcaacttgaacgagatgaagccaatagtcaaaatgttgtgcttagcgagagagaaaaccaagttcgttctcgtcttcttataaatagtgatgaggagttcgcttgggccgcgacaatcttggataacgccagaaaagatttaggtgtaaatgttagtctccaagttgagcatacaaccttgattagagatatgatttctgagagagaatgtcattaactgttttcctttattaatctttggtttttcacgagtttttatcaagttactgactaattgctatatgcttcgcagaatctgaaagtagatatctccaaagagttgaggaacttgaagttgaaaaagaggaactcgcaaagaatctttcttctcgcaacgacaaatattctagattaaagaatcaaatcaagatcactgttgcgaactttaagaatgacgctatgcattttcacaatcaaactattcaaatggtttgtgatgaccatagtattactcactctgattatccttgtctcttggaggagatcccaaagaacattcctagtctcaccatctctgatagcgaagatgatgatgaagaatctgatggtgatgaaggttctgatggagataaaggttctgatgcaggcgaagaagagaacaagtttaatgaagatgatgaaggatcaactaagaagtagtctttgtttctttctttgatcttctgtaatacttgtacatttattccttctttttgtatatttgcgaattcttttggttccccatattccttaatatatgagtttctttcatttcgacctgcattcattaaaacaattcttccttgcaatacggttaatcaacataatcattaatttttgaatttttgcgtaaatctatcatgtggagacaaataacattttctaatttcattcattcccatacttgcctctgttatttgtatccaaatgagagattttgcatatttttcttattttgtgcctcaacttcgcagttgtttatgtataatttcgcaatcatatgcgaagtgaattttgattcttttcaaaatctcattcctgtgtggtcttatttttccttcctagttaaaggtcttattatgccacctcttgtcattgcgacaaaatcgcaggacgtccttgtactttcatgcaaaaacccattgatcttttcttaacttttttctttgtattatttcctctccaGGATAGTTGTGAcaatatgacaagcctaaattttcttgcgaaaataaagccccgtgacattgccgtcttgcgacgaaatcgcaggacgtcttcgcactttcatgcgaaaacccattgatcttgtcttatctttctctttagtattattgcctcttcacgattgtcgcacaaatatgacaagtcttaatacccttgcgagttaaaagcctcatgacatttgcgtcttaagacacttatcagctccctaatggagggtgccgcccttatctcccccctggatgccccttcaaggaggcgtacctctaccatacaaggttggctcctcccatcggtcttaacaacaaccagttgttttcgcaacctcttatcccttttacctatagggtttatggttacgagactgcaccctaattggggttttcttcgggccgagtgcagtataagccaagacttgtcaagaatggcaaggtacgctccagacgcccctggcactcttgactcacccgtgtacctcggcgccttggtcagattctgcactccttgggagagtccgtattaccttagtcgcctaaCCCAAGTCATATGATTAAGCTAagaatccaaggtacctctcccggatgggctttattgaccccaaatctccatgactcaggttccggtggcggtatagcctttccatgagccatgcaacaggtacccccttatatgacgtactttaggtcttatatttgcctcttgcgaaattgtatttgcgaactagggtgtacaccataaaggttcgcccctttctcttttgtcattgttctctgattttcttttgtggaattcattatctctgcgagattctcgcacatcgtcacatcgtatttgcacttatcaatctcttttttatcattcagtaaaatgtacttttgagaattttatttgttgcgagagtgtcgcaacaaatcaatcattcatacacttcttatttttattacctttgccattctctgcttctttgttattttctgctactgcttccttggtagtggtatgttcaccatttcttattctaagctagcattagtttcacaacatttcttcttcttttcgttcgattgcatccaccatcaatctctcacttctttgtgtctctttgattttgcgtcgccaactttccttcttgtttgctcttccttcgcaggattctacctcggtttcgtaacatttctttccttcaacccaatctccttttatgattcctacaccgctggggtgagggaatttgatgcactagtggaaagttgaagctacacctagaatcccatgtatccaaggtcgaccaattaatgcattgtagggtgactctacgtcaacaacacagaacaggatctcagaagatattcccttcaatggaattcgcatagtaacctcccctttaggcttgttggcagcaccattaaaaccatatattttatatgttgatggtataagatcatcatctctccttcCCATAGTTTAAttagtatgataaaataagatgttcacagagcttccagtatcgattagaatcctattaatttcccatgaattttcagcttcatcatcctcatcttctttcggttttggattaatttctaattttacaaccaatggattgtcatgtacctctccaccttcggggacttcttctgcggtaaaagaaatagcttgtttctgccattcctctagtggcgagattttcgcaatgttcataatttctcttccatcattgtctcttgcgaacactctactcaaaatattgtcatgaaaatcttcaattgtcttgtatgaatgtacgatagagtgacataatagattctttgcttttgcaccaacttctatgaagaatgtttccttctttttcaccatgtttactctgtgatgctctggtggtggtggtggcaatggttgagattgtgggtgccctaccaaaaagtggtttagttttctttgatctatcattctcag harbors:
- the LOC113333001 gene encoding protein unc-45 homolog A-like: MASPASSSLNKIERAHQMYRDGQHEEALEFYTEALSMAKSKSQKIALHSNRAACFLKLHDFKKAADECTLVLELDQRHTGALMLRAQTLVTLREYHSALFDVNRLMELNPSSDVYHNLHSRLKTHLSLAPIPESEEEIMVAEMEDPDELEEGRDIEDQVEYEKEEAEKKEKGVEVEEPEEETEELVAEETATNKNSTEIVPSLEVPATQVSKDLDTPHSQGWQAIPKPKGHSNLDYSRWDSVEDDSSDDDDSDEDDDEEESQPQYRFRLKTVGVRPVK